One window of the Flavobacteriales bacterium genome contains the following:
- a CDS encoding class I SAM-dependent methyltransferase has protein sequence MNALPVSDPKDTAFSEEQFDKLYPLGVERHYWSRCRNKVIARTLRKVNAVGPMLEIGCGKGVVVEYLRNDGFDITGIELAPVKALPSVATFVKTGADVLDMDPAVCAKIRSILLLDVIEHIEDPIAFLAMVRKKLPNAECVLATVPARQELFSNFDRFNKHFRRYDLEMLTDHLRTGNTSSSYVSYVFHGLYPAARLLLKSKGEREVGFNVPKNWLAELFNYVLGLFFYVEFLVLPRKWKGTSVIGVAKS, from the coding sequence TTGAACGCACTACCGGTGAGTGATCCAAAGGATACCGCGTTCTCCGAAGAACAATTCGATAAGCTTTACCCGCTCGGTGTGGAACGGCATTATTGGAGCCGTTGCCGGAATAAGGTCATTGCGCGCACCCTGCGCAAAGTGAATGCTGTAGGTCCGATGTTGGAGATCGGTTGCGGAAAAGGTGTTGTGGTGGAGTACTTGCGCAATGATGGCTTCGACATTACCGGAATAGAATTGGCACCAGTGAAAGCGCTCCCAAGCGTAGCAACATTCGTAAAGACCGGAGCAGATGTGCTGGACATGGACCCAGCGGTCTGCGCGAAGATACGGAGCATCTTGCTTCTGGATGTGATCGAACACATTGAAGATCCCATTGCCTTTTTGGCCATGGTACGGAAGAAGCTGCCGAATGCGGAATGTGTTCTGGCAACCGTGCCTGCTCGACAAGAACTGTTCAGCAATTTCGATCGGTTCAATAAACACTTCCGGCGCTATGATCTTGAAATGCTGACTGATCATCTGCGCACCGGAAATACAAGCAGTTCGTATGTGAGCTACGTCTTTCATGGCCTGTACCCCGCAGCGCGGCTGTTGCTGAAGTCGAAAGGTGAACGTGAGGTTGGCTTCAATGTGCCCAAGAATTGGCTTGCCGAACTTTTCAATTACGTACTTGGCCTGTTCTTCTACGTCGAGTTCCTTGTGCTTCCACGGAAATGGAAAGGAACTTCCGTTATCGGAGTTGCGAAGAGCTAG